In Vespa velutina chromosome 1, iVesVel2.1, whole genome shotgun sequence, the following proteins share a genomic window:
- the LOC124954020 gene encoding 3-phosphoinositide-dependent protein kinase 1 isoform X2 gives MLSGVTPPRAKQPMNLQASHSVLGFSNYIIECSATDSSPIKRVANQALTVSPQPAVTVEGPVSKMSPPTNDVTNGVVAPAATLAPRVPTNPSLTTVNPLTHKRTPKDFIFVKDIHTSKEYAIKVCEKRHVIKEKKTEYVKREKEVLNMLATAKHSFVRLFCTFQDIERLYFVLSYAKNGELLPYINKVGSFDIECTKFYSAEILRGLEYLHGLGIIHRDLKPENILLDEKMHLLITDFGSAKILKDPETPQVMGSPADDAQQQQQQQQQQQQQQQQQQQQPQPQQQSRKERRGSFVGTAQYVSPELLTDKTASRASDLWALGCIVYQMVAGLPPFRSRSEYLIFQKILKLEYEIPDGFCELAKSLVSRLLVLEPNERLGAQDEHGAGYPSIRAHPFFEGVDFETLHEQTPPPIYPYLPGTSEHEELRSQYRVPDHLEPGLDDKQLTRLLGLGIGEDDDDDDDDDDEDEDDEHENNADNSAEPPSGNEPSERAIDKPARRAAVLAAAATVAERQPRKTRTSGTESNIADLTPEEIRNRLEKQRTSSQWDVFVEGNLILKQGFVNKRKGLFARRRMLLLTTGPHLYYVDSVNMVLKGEIPWSPELRVEPKNFKIFFVHTPNRTYYLEDPEGFALEWCRAIEEMRVHCYGLQESTA, from the exons cgTGTGGCGAATCAGGCGCTTACCGTTTCGCCACAGCCGGCAGTAACGGTGGAGGGGCCGGTATCCAAAATGTCTCCACCGACGAACGACGTGACCAACGGTGTAGTGGCGCCAGCAGCCACCTTGGCGCCCCGAGTTCCTACGAACCCTTCGCTTACCACCGTAAATCCGCTCACGCACAAGCGCACTCCGAAGGATTTCATTTTTGTCAAG GATATCCATACCAGCAAGGAGTACGCGATAAAAGTGTGCGAAAAGCGTCACGTCATCAAGGAGAAAAAGACCGAATACGTGAAACGCGAGAAGGAGGTGTTGAACATGCTCGCGACAGCGAAACACTCATTCGTACGTTTGTTCTGCACCTTTCAAGACATAGAAAGACTCTATTTCGTCCTATCGTACGCGAAAAACGGCGAGCTCTTACCTTATATCAATAAGGTTGGCTCCTTTGACATCGAATGTACCAAGTTCTACTCGGCGGAGATCCTACGTGGTCTCGAGTACCTTCACGGTCTTGGCATCATTCATCGTGATCTCAAGCCGGAGAACATACTTTTGGACGAGAAGATGCATCTGCTAATTACCGATTTCGGCAGCGCTAAAATCCTAAAAGATCCGGAGACACCGCAAGTGATGGGATCTCCGGCGGATGACgctcaacaacaacaacaacaacaacaacaacagcagcagcagcagcagcagcaacagcagcagccgCAGCCGCAACAGCAGAGTCGCAAGGAACGCAGAGGTTCCTTCGTCGGCACCGCGCAATACGTCTCACCGGAATTACTGACCGACAAAACGGCGAGCAGAGCGTCGGATCTTTGGGCGCTCGGCTGCATCGTCTACCAGATGGTCGCCGGTTTGCCACCGTTCCGTTCGCGGAGCGAATATTTGATATTCCAAAAGATCTTAAAGCTCGAGTACGAAATACCCGATGGCTTCTGCGAGTTGGCCAAATCCCTCGTCAGTCGGCTTCTCGTGCTTGAACCGAATGAAAGACTCGGCGCTCAGGACGAGCACGGCGCCGGTTATCCCAGTATTCGTGCTCATCCATTCTTCGAGGGTGTCGACTTTGAGACCCTGCACGAACAAACGCCACCGCCGATTTATCCCTATTTGCCCGGCACCTCGGAGCACGAGGAACTCAGGTCGCAGTACAGAGTTCCGGATCATCTCGAGCCCGGGCTCGACGACAAGCAACTAACGAGACTTCTCGGGCTTGGCATCggcgaggacgacgacgacgacgacgacgacgacgacgaagacgaagacgacgaacaCGAGAACAACGCGGACAACAGTGCCGAACCTCCTAGTGGTAACGAGCCGAGCGAACGAGCCATCGACAAACCCGCCCGACGTGCCGCTGTACTTGCCGCCGCTGCCACCGTTGCCGAAAGACAACCGAGAAAGACTAGGACCTCCGGCACCGAAAGCAACATCGCCGATCTCACGCCCGAGGAGATCAGAAACCGATTGGAGAAGCAACGAACGTCCAGTCAATGGGACGTCTTCGTCGAGGGTAATCTCATCTTGAAGCAAGGCTTCGTCAACAAGAGAAAGGGCCTCTTCGCTAGACGGAGAATGCTCTTGCTCACAACCGGACCTCACCTATATTACGTCGACTCTGTCAATATGGTGCTCAAGGGTGAGATACCCTGGAGCCCTGAACTCAGGGTCGAGCCCAAGAACTTTAAGATTTTCTTTGTCCATACT CCAAACAGGACGTATTATCTCGAAGATCCCGAAGGATTCGCATTAGAGTGGTGTAGAGCTATCGAGGAGATGCGAGTCCATTGTTACGGCCTGCAGGAATCTACCGCTTAA
- the LOC124954020 gene encoding 3-phosphoinositide-dependent protein kinase 1 isoform X7, producing MSPPTNDVTNGVVAPAATLAPRVPTNPSLTTVNPLTHKRTPKDFIFVKVIGEGSFSTVYLAKDIHTSKEYAIKVCEKRHVIKEKKTEYVKREKEVLNMLATAKHSFVRLFCTFQDIERLYFVLSYAKNGELLPYINKVGSFDIECTKFYSAEILRGLEYLHGLGIIHRDLKPENILLDEKMHLLITDFGSAKILKDPETPQVMGSPADDAQQQQQQQQQQQQQQQQQQQQPQPQQQSRKERRGSFVGTAQYVSPELLTDKTASRASDLWALGCIVYQMVAGLPPFRSRSEYLIFQKILKLEYEIPDGFCELAKSLVSRLLVLEPNERLGAQDEHGAGYPSIRAHPFFEGVDFETLHEQTPPPIYPYLPGTSEHEELRSQYRVPDHLEPGLDDKQLTRLLGLGIGEDDDDDDDDDDEDEDDEHENNADNSAEPPSGNEPSERAIDKPARRAAVLAAAATVAERQPRKTRTSGTESNIADLTPEEIRNRLEKQRTSSQWDVFVEGNLILKQGFVNKRKGLFARRRMLLLTTGPHLYYVDSVNMVLKGEIPWSPELRVEPKNFKIFFVHTPNRTYYLEDPEGFALEWCRAIEEMRVHCYGLQESTA from the exons ATGTCTCCACCGACGAACGACGTGACCAACGGTGTAGTGGCGCCAGCAGCCACCTTGGCGCCCCGAGTTCCTACGAACCCTTCGCTTACCACCGTAAATCCGCTCACGCACAAGCGCACTCCGAAGGATTTCATTTTTGTCAAGGTGATCGGCGAGGGAAGCTTCTCCACC GTTTACCTCGCCAAGGATATCCATACCAGCAAGGAGTACGCGATAAAAGTGTGCGAAAAGCGTCACGTCATCAAGGAGAAAAAGACCGAATACGTGAAACGCGAGAAGGAGGTGTTGAACATGCTCGCGACAGCGAAACACTCATTCGTACGTTTGTTCTGCACCTTTCAAGACATAGAAAGACTCTATTTCGTCCTATCGTACGCGAAAAACGGCGAGCTCTTACCTTATATCAATAAGGTTGGCTCCTTTGACATCGAATGTACCAAGTTCTACTCGGCGGAGATCCTACGTGGTCTCGAGTACCTTCACGGTCTTGGCATCATTCATCGTGATCTCAAGCCGGAGAACATACTTTTGGACGAGAAGATGCATCTGCTAATTACCGATTTCGGCAGCGCTAAAATCCTAAAAGATCCGGAGACACCGCAAGTGATGGGATCTCCGGCGGATGACgctcaacaacaacaacaacaacaacaacaacagcagcagcagcagcagcagcaacagcagcagccgCAGCCGCAACAGCAGAGTCGCAAGGAACGCAGAGGTTCCTTCGTCGGCACCGCGCAATACGTCTCACCGGAATTACTGACCGACAAAACGGCGAGCAGAGCGTCGGATCTTTGGGCGCTCGGCTGCATCGTCTACCAGATGGTCGCCGGTTTGCCACCGTTCCGTTCGCGGAGCGAATATTTGATATTCCAAAAGATCTTAAAGCTCGAGTACGAAATACCCGATGGCTTCTGCGAGTTGGCCAAATCCCTCGTCAGTCGGCTTCTCGTGCTTGAACCGAATGAAAGACTCGGCGCTCAGGACGAGCACGGCGCCGGTTATCCCAGTATTCGTGCTCATCCATTCTTCGAGGGTGTCGACTTTGAGACCCTGCACGAACAAACGCCACCGCCGATTTATCCCTATTTGCCCGGCACCTCGGAGCACGAGGAACTCAGGTCGCAGTACAGAGTTCCGGATCATCTCGAGCCCGGGCTCGACGACAAGCAACTAACGAGACTTCTCGGGCTTGGCATCggcgaggacgacgacgacgacgacgacgacgacgacgaagacgaagacgacgaacaCGAGAACAACGCGGACAACAGTGCCGAACCTCCTAGTGGTAACGAGCCGAGCGAACGAGCCATCGACAAACCCGCCCGACGTGCCGCTGTACTTGCCGCCGCTGCCACCGTTGCCGAAAGACAACCGAGAAAGACTAGGACCTCCGGCACCGAAAGCAACATCGCCGATCTCACGCCCGAGGAGATCAGAAACCGATTGGAGAAGCAACGAACGTCCAGTCAATGGGACGTCTTCGTCGAGGGTAATCTCATCTTGAAGCAAGGCTTCGTCAACAAGAGAAAGGGCCTCTTCGCTAGACGGAGAATGCTCTTGCTCACAACCGGACCTCACCTATATTACGTCGACTCTGTCAATATGGTGCTCAAGGGTGAGATACCCTGGAGCCCTGAACTCAGGGTCGAGCCCAAGAACTTTAAGATTTTCTTTGTCCATACT CCAAACAGGACGTATTATCTCGAAGATCCCGAAGGATTCGCATTAGAGTGGTGTAGAGCTATCGAGGAGATGCGAGTCCATTGTTACGGCCTGCAGGAATCTACCGCTTAA